A part of Capsicum annuum cultivar UCD-10X-F1 chromosome 6, UCD10Xv1.1, whole genome shotgun sequence genomic DNA contains:
- the LOC107875239 gene encoding probable histone H2AXb, with amino-acid sequence MSSATGAVKLGGGGGRGKAKGLKKAVSRSVKAGLQFPVGRIARYLKKGRYAQRLGSGSPIYLAAVLEYLAAEVLELAGNAARDNKKNRIIPRHIQLAVRNDTELSKLLGSVTIASGGVLPNIHSSLLSKKNGKGKIEPGSQSQEF; translated from the exons ATGAGTAGTGCAACAGGAGCAGTTAAATTGGGTGGAGGTGGAGGTCGAGGAAAGGCTAAAGGTTTAAAGAAAGCAGTTTCCAGATCTGTAAAGGCAGGCCTCCAATTCCCAGTTGGACGTATAGCTCGCTATCTGAAAAAGGGTCGTTACGCTCAGCGTCTTGGATCTGGTTCACCTATCTATCTCGCTGCTGTTCTCGAATATCTTGCTGCTGAG GTGCTAGAGCTTGCTGGAAATGCTGCGAGAGATAACAAGAAGAATCGGATTATTCCAAGGCATATACAACTTGCTGTGAGGAATGATACGGAACTTAGCAAGCTGTTGGGGTCGGTGACTATTGCTAGTGGTGGAGTTCTTCCCAACATTCACTCTAGTTTGCTGTCCAAGAAGAATGGAAAGGGGAAGATTGAACCTGGATCTCAATCTCAGGAATTCTAA